The stretch of DNA ATCTTAATCTGATAAAATCCAGAgttacaatcaaatttagagaacattattatgttatatatacaACTAATTAAATTATCTATATTGGGTATAAAATATCAATCAAACTCCATaatcttattattttttgataattaataactaatttgGATTTATTTGTTTTCATTGGGCATAAAATATcaatcaaactccagaatcttattttttttttttataattaagaaCTAATTTgggtttatttgtttttatttcgtCATGATTTCTTATCATAAAATATGGACTATTGTATGATTATATTCCTACTTTGATTAAACCAAGATCCAAATGTTCTTTGATAATAATCTACATATCATTTTGATCAACTACATTCATCGGGATAGGCTTACATCTTACAAACTCATATTCCTTGCCTTATTTGATTTTAAAGTTGGCTTGAAGTTGGTTTCTTTCCACCATGTCAAGGTATTTTCATTAtagttttctttatttcttgACATCTTCTAGGGATATCTCTCGTTTCTAACTCTACATCTTTCTAATGTAAAGTAATCTTGAGGAATTTTATTCCTTCTGATTTGAGGTTTTGTTTGCTCTTGtttggagcattgtttctccaaacctttttgaatccttcatttttgtgTGTAGAAGTTCTCCATTATCATCATGCTTGTTGCGAAATTGGATTagaaatttcttgtaaaatgtCTAGTCTCTGGATTATGACTTTGTGATCACATGGTATTGTGAACACTAAGCATCTAGTCTCGTTTTCTTTTGTATATGATTTAAACATTTGCAATAAATTATTTCCTAGAAAAATGTCTGCTTATGTATGATGAAAATAAATGGATGGTGTTTTCACCTTGTAGcaaggtgtttgtccagcacctCCGATTCATATTTTCGTCATCTTAATCTCTTTATATACGATTAAGATTAGCGTGAAGAATCTTGTCCAATAGAAATCTCATCCAACAATCTTATGTAATTACTCTTCCAATTCTCGTATTTTTGTTGTACTACTCATGTATGATGAAAATGAATGGGGTGATGTTTTAACCTTGTATCAAGATGTTTGTCCAGCACTTCCGAGTCATATTCTCGTCATCTTAATCTCTTTATATAAGATAATGATTCGCGTGAACAAATCTCATCCAACAATCTTAGGTAATTACTCTTCCAATTCTTTTAGAAAAACTCATTTTTTTGTACTAATGTCACCCCATGAATTAATATAAGCGgcaaaatattatgttttgtaTTGTTCATATAATATTCCTACTGATTCGTATATCAAGAATGGATTTGTGGACTTGTGGTCATTTATTTTCCACATTTGATCTTTTGCCATAAATTTCATTTCGTTTCAAGTCATTTCTAAGATTTATGTTTTTCGAGAAAAAACTAATCCAAGATTCAAATTATCCTGTTCTTTTCCTGAAATTAatttgatatgaacttccaaCTCACTGATGTTCATTATTTATTAATAAGTTCTTATCATAAGTTGTTCCAAAGAGCATATGGTAGTATAAAGAAATTGATTTCTCTGTCTTGTAATATCGAATATTATTTCGACTACTATCCATCTTACCAAATATCTAAGCGTTCTCATTGTTGAAAAGCTTTTTGTAACTGGTTGGCTTtccttgataaatatttttctcacCTGTGACTTGTGATTCTATCTCCATGAaaagatagtctctttgatttTAGTCCAAGACTTTGATTTTTTGTAGGATTGTTTTTCTTGGAATCtggatatatgtttcatgtATTAAAGAAAAATCGATCCTTTCTGGATAAATTTCTGGAGCAAATTTTCCGAATATTCCTAGAATTTCTATAAACtcatttctaaaaaataattatcaatGGTGTATATTAGATAGAGCGtatgaaatttgatatataATAGAATATGGCCTATCACATTTTTTCATCAGATTTTTTTCCTTGAAGTTTTGATGTAATACCAATGTTCGAatgaaatctcgatctgccaaGTTCTAAGCAACTTGGATAAATTACCCTACAATTTTTCTTAGATAGAGATTTTCTGAGATGGTTCCTAGTATCGAGTTTGGAAAATTATCAATCGTTTATcacatatagcaatatcaatgaGTGAATTTATCCATTCTTTAAAAGTAGTTTTTATCATTAGCTGGACTGCTCTAATATGGATCCAAGACATAATTTTTGCTATTTAGGGTTTGAGCttttgtaatttttattttatttcataaaaaagAATTAATTGCATTTCCATCTGATTGCTCGTAAGTTCCATGTGGATCGTCATTTCCTTTCTAGAAATCCTATATATTAGATTATCCTTTATGTTTCTCAGGGCAAGAATTCGTAAGAATTTTTCTACGTATCTTGCAGATAATCTTTGATATATCTGTAGGATAAGATTTTCTCTCATTATCTTTTGGACTATGTTATGAGATATAGTTGTTCGgctaaaaaatttagaaaaatctTCATGTATTTCGTATTGAAACACTTTGACTCTATTCAAACTTTGATTCAGTCTCTCCATCAAATCCTTTTTCACTCAAGACTTTTTCGTATATACTCTCATATAAGAGAATATCACAAAATGATATACTTGAACTAAATCCTGATAATAAACTGCTTGTTCAATATCTTGAGTTGAATTGAAGCGCTTTATTCCATGTCTATTATTTTCTGCACATTTGGTTTAAATATGACATCTTGCTCCTCGTGTCCAGTAGTTACGatatttaaaactttcattGGCTCTAGTGTGAGCTCTTCCGAAGTTTTCTTTTTTGGTTTCTATATCGTGCTTCGAGATGAGTTTGACTGGCCTTCTGCCTAAATCATAGTGTTCTTGATTTCCAAGAACTACTTCCATTTTTCTACATCTAGCGTAAGTATGAGATCTAAAgcccttcttttttttttcttttgtggATATGAAGATAATTTTCTTTACAACATAAAGGAGTACATTTATTAATACACTTTAATCATTTATAATTCTTTTTAATTGTCATGTGACATCATTTTGCCAACTTCCTTTAAGAAAAGAGCCTCATCTAGCCAGAGTATCTGGATTTCTATGGATATATTTCCTTATTAACATTTCTCTCAAGAGACTTAACATTTTGAGGAAGAAAAGTTGCAGTGTTGTATTTTCTTCGACTCTTGATCTAATCTATATttagttaataatataatatattcatccactAAATAGAAGTAATATAATTTAAGATTAAACAAAGTTTGAGTATATTTCTTTTAATTCTCTCTTTGTATTGACTGTTAATAAAGTCTACACCTATAAATTGCGCTTTAAATATGGTAAACATTCTTTCGGCTCTCATTAAGAGATTTTCTGGCAATTATTGATTCTTTGGTTTCTGCAGAAGTCATGTCTTATGCGATTTTGACTGATCTCACcagactcatttctaaaagtttaatgaatcattCTTTGTTGAGGTCAggtgtttctgatatgattCTCATAGCTGATGTCCAATAATCTATAATATCTCTGGTTTTGAAGTCTATTACATCAAAGTTAAGCAAAATCCCATAAAGATGTATTGGTTCTAAACAGTCTTCGCATATGGTGTTTGGTGCAAATGAATTTGATTATTTCTGGACATTATTCCTTTTGGGTATGATTCGCCACTAGTCTAGGAAATCTGTTCGGGTTCCTCCCATGTTTGTCATAGGATCCTACACTTTCTCTAGGTGGTTCTTATAAAGGTATTCTATTAATAATAGACTTTTTACCACAgttgtgttcatctttagatctacgACCTTGAAGTTCACAAAAGACTGCGAGATCTTGAAAACCATTTAGATCAATTCTTTCTATTGTTGTcatcatattaatttttttgagatatttttaatTAGAAAGATAATTTTCTTGTCATCAGTTAAATGTTTTTTTACTACTTTGGTCTTCTATCTTTGATGTAATAAGGGTTCAGTCCCAAAGGATGGTGGTAACCTTCGTTCTGAGATCATTTTACTAGAATTTGGTTGTTGTTCTAAAGTCTggattcttgtttgaatattcTTTAACATTCAAAGAATTTATTCTTGCTTCTCAAGGATTTCATCAATTTTATATGGTACATAGTATAGATGACTGTCATAGTTTTATACCGTCTTTTAGATCTCTATAAAATATCCAAAGAGTTTAGAGGAACGTGAGACTATTTCTAAGAACCTATTACTTTGAATCATACATTTACCTTATGATTCCGATATGTTCTTTTTTCTCCTGATATCTAACATTGATTAGATCTCATTGTCTcaaatattccaaaatattgAAACAAGTCatgtaaataattaatttctaaCTTATGTTCAGATCcataatttgtgaaaaatattgtcctcaacatttatttatacagtaataataatattttatgtttgaaCTATTTTACCCCGGCCCCATCACTATTTCTCACTCAAATTATAAAATCAATgatgtttatgattaaatttGTCAAGGTTAGAGAGTGCAAACTAAATTTTTATTCTCGATGGAGTAGATCCTAAATTGAAACTTGGATTGAATATTTCTCGCTAATTtacatttttttcaaattaatatcatgaatttttatacaattaaaaaaaactttaaaagaaaatgtaatTACAACATAAATGTCACAGTACTGTTTCCCTTATCCAAGATGGCGACACAAATGACACTAGGCTCCATTTTGAGTTTGACTATATTGAGTAATACATATAATTTATATCAATATAAACACAAGTAGATTGATTTTACAAAACAAAAATTGATGTGTTTTAACAAATGAAAAAACCAAAACTCGAGaccatttaaattaaatgtagcACAATATATCCGGCCAAAATCATCCAAACGAAAACTCTAAtcaaaattttgtatttttttctcCTACAAAAAAGAACTCCCATTTCTCAATATCTTCGGAGCATTCATATTTCTATGGTTTTAATTCACTTGGCAAACAATTTATACTTGTTTGGTTTCCTCATCGTGCTGCCTAGCTCCGGCACCGGCATTCAAGCATCTGACTGCTACAAACTTCAAAAATTTATGTACACTAGCTGAAATCATTAACGTCAGTGTAAGAGCTGCCCTCCACAAAAATTTTCTTCCCTCTCCCCTCTTTCCATTTCGTATAATTCACTGGAAAGacgatgttttttttaaaacctgcTGGAAACACCGTGATCTTCATTTCGAATTCCGACCTTTGTGTCCTTAGCCACACAACCATTGTCATTTCCCACAATACATGGCTTGGAAAAGTTTACCAGTGTAGAGTGATTTGACAAAAATTCTGCATTCTGCAGCTCGTCGCACATTTCAGAAGACACGACGTACTCGTCAAATTCTCTCAATACATTGAGATAATTATTATCTATCGTAGAATGTAAATTAGGGGTGATTTCTTCCATGATTGGATATGATAAGCCTGATAAATTCACATCTGCAGGCCAAGGAGTTGAAGGAACACTCTCCCCACCAATAGCCAGAGCTACACATTCACCACCTGATACTGTTTCCTCATTCTCTgtccttttcttttttctagCTTTACCTACTTTGGCGGTCCTGATTTGGTTTATAATTTCCATCAGAGACATCGTGTCGGGGAAAGGTGACAGATTATCATCAACAGCATTGGTTCCTACTTTCCCATCTTCGGTTTTCTCTTGCCTCTTAAAAAGAGTTGCATCCCCAACAGGCATTTTCGCTTCACTTGGAGTCTCCAGCACGTCATCATGCGGTATGACAGACCTCCTTGGCCGCAATTTCGAAACCCTGCTAATTTTGGAGGCATCGGTACTCACAGTGACCCTCTGGAGATTGGAATCTGTGAGAAGTAACGGGCATTCTTCCACTGGAACAAAATCTTCACCTTCATTGCAACCTCGTTCAATCATTCTCGTTCCGTTACATACTGCAGCAGATCTAGGGAAACCATCTATGGATTCACCACTAAATATGCAGATAAAATTATGGTAAGCCAGTAGTGATATAACTGTAATAGCGTACATATCAATAACAATAAAGCATACCCCGATCTCTTCCCTTCCAGTCGAGATGTCCTCTTACGATTGTTATAATGCAAAGCAGATTCTCTGAGCGCTTCATCATTGGACGTACCATCTGTGCAAGGTGAAGAACAACTCTCTGATAAAGGAATGGCCTTTTGTTTGGTAGAATATGACCTCTTACTCCTTCCCTTCCTTGAGACAGATCTCCGATGCATATTCTCAAGTTCACTGCCATTTGTTAACCTAAGAACTTCATCCAACCCAATCTCAGTGGTATTGAAAATGAGAGCTGCATTTCTGTCAGAAGAAAATAACACATCACCACATGTTCCACAAAAATGAAACGAGCAAACTAAGAATACTGGACTCACCCAGAAGCATCTTTTTCAAGGTGTTCACAAACCTCGCCCCCCCTGCACACGTTCAAAGAAAAAGTGTCATTTTCGACATGTACGAACTACTGGACTTCTTTGTGGCATGAAAAAATGCTACAAAAACTCGTCAACAATTGTACCTAGATCTCTTTTTTCTCTGAGAAGCCACAAAATTTTGGGAGCCAGTAAGTAAATTCGTTTCTGGCAGTAGAAAATCATTAGGTAAAAGGGCAGGTCGTTCGGACTCCCGATCAACAAAATTGGATATTAATGCAGCCTTTTGTATCTTCCTAGCCGTTTGAAGCAGAGGCACTTCATTCGGAAACAATATCTTCCACCTCCTGAAAAGTATCAGTAAATAGTATTGAAAACCACAAGAGACGATAAATGGCACGGCTTAAATGAGGAATCCATCCAACAAGTCATAAGTAATTCAAACCTGCGACATTGATTGTCAGTACGAGGAGGAACACAAGCAGCAACCTTCGACCAACAATATCCATGTTCTGCAATGGCAGCTTCCAATTTTGAATCTTCTTCTGCAGACCATCCAGCCATATTCAAGGAAGGATCTAAGCAATTGACCCATCTGCAAATCGAACATGTCCCACAGTTAACTTGAACTCATATAATGCCCATAATTATATTGAATTTCACAAATggatttttttaattgaattgcATTTATACAATTGTCAAATTAATTGGTcctttaaaaaagaaaatatacctTTCTCTGCACTGCACCTGTGTCCTGCCAGGAACACACTGGGCTACTTTCTTCCATGTTTTAGGCCCAAAAAGCGTCACAGCAATTTTCATTCGCTTATCTTCCTCTGCTGTCCATTTTCCAAC from Primulina tabacum isolate GXHZ01 chromosome 3, ASM2559414v2, whole genome shotgun sequence encodes:
- the LOC142540937 gene encoding uncharacterized protein LOC142540937 isoform X3, translated to MGGPGSDAAAGFEHKRSNFPKSALAFIDAIKKNRSYQKLIRCKMMQIEARMEELKKLIERVKILKDFRVACKKRTGRALSRKKDARVQLISVPKLRANSKCNEKKIPALYKGPPENVHVPSYRETMTTFPDSMSGEKWSKEEKENLGKGVKQQFQGMLLQRSVELFSCVDGSSGDANNIDSIISSIKDLDFNPERVRLFLPKVNWEQLAAMYVPGRSGAECQARFLNFEDPLINHNPWTAMEDKNLLHIVQQRGLSNWIDIAILLGTNRTPFQCLARYQRSLNASILKREWIKEEDDQLRDAVETFGESNWQLVASVMEGRTGTQCSNRWLKTLHPARKRVGKWTAEEDKRMKIAVTLFGPKTWKKVAQCVPGRTQVQCRERWVNCLDPSLNMAGWSAEEDSKLEAAIAEHGYCWSKVAACVPPRTDNQCRRRWKILFPNEVPLLQTARKIQKAALISNFVDRESERPALLPNDFLLPETNLLTGSQNFVASQRKKRSRGGEVCEHLEKDASGNAALIFNTTEIGLDEVLRLTNGSELENMHRRSVSRKGRSKRSYSTKQKAIPLSESCSSPCTDGTSNDEALRESALHYNNRKRTSRLEGKRSGGESIDGFPRSAAVCNGTRMIERGCNEGEDFVPVEECPLLLTDSNLQRVTVSTDASKISRVSKLRPRRSVIPHDDVLETPSEAKMPVGDATLFKRQEKTEDGKVGTNAVDDNLSPFPDTMSLMEIINQIRTAKVGKARKKKRTENEETVSGGECVALAIGGESVPSTPWPADVNLSGLSYPIMEEITPNLHSTIDNNYLNVLREFDEYVVSSEMCDELQNAEFLSNHSTLVNFSKPCIVGNDNGCVAKDTKVGIRNEDHGVSSRF
- the LOC142540937 gene encoding uncharacterized protein LOC142540937 isoform X1; protein product: MHPSDEESADSDDGFSADMEALRRACHITGTNPLGNNLQLASNSGGAASVSSSSDSESDGDHDQELVRSIRKRFAITTDMTQKPLCVLPPDSSDADDCDEDYETLRAIQRRFAAYSDGGLKDNTEDVLHRPVQVGIIDSEKESSNSLFGDRTNAREGFLNCVDSSEPTTQKPVACDDDSGIQSFDLVEMGGPGSDAAAGFEHKRSNFPKSALAFIDAIKKNRSYQKLIRCKMMQIEARMEELKKLIERVKILKDFRVACKKRTGRALSRKKDARVQLISVPKLRANSKCNEKKIPALYKGPPENVHVPSYRETMTTFPDSMSGEKWSKEEKENLGKGVKQQFQGMLLQRSVELFSCVDGSSGDANNIDSIISSIKDLDFNPERVRLFLPKVNWEQLAAMYVPGRSGAECQARFLNFEDPLINHNPWTAMEDKNLLHIVQQRGLSNWIDIAILLGTNRTPFQCLARYQRSLNASILKREWIKEEDDQLRDAVETFGESNWQLVASVMEGRTGTQCSNRWLKTLHPARKRVGKWTAEEDKRMKIAVTLFGPKTWKKVAQCVPGRTQVQCRERWVNCLDPSLNMAGWSAEEDSKLEAAIAEHGYCWSKVAACVPPRTDNQCRRRWKILFPNEVPLLQTARKIQKAALISNFVDRESERPALLPNDFLLPETNLLTGSQNFVASQRKKRSRGGEVCEHLEKDASGNAALIFNTTEIGLDEVLRLTNGSELENMHRRSVSRKGRSKRSYSTKQKAIPLSESCSSPCTDGTSNDEALRESALHYNNRKRTSRLEGKRSGGESIDGFPRSAAVCNGTRMIERGCNEGEDFVPVEECPLLLTDSNLQRVTVSTDASKISRVSKLRPRRSVIPHDDVLETPSEAKMPVGDATLFKRQEKTEDGKVGTNAVDDNLSPFPDTMSLMEIINQIRTAKVGKARKKKRTENEETVSGGECVALAIGGESVPSTPWPADVNLSGLSYPIMEEITPNLHSTIDNNYLNVLREFDEYVVSSEMCDELQNAEFLSNHSTLVNFSKPCIVGNDNGCVAKDTKVGIRNEDHGVSSRF
- the LOC142540937 gene encoding uncharacterized protein LOC142540937 isoform X2; protein product: MHPSDEESADSDDGFSADMEALRRACHITGTNPLGNNLQLASNSGGAASVSSSSDSESDGDHDQELVRSIRKRFAITTDMTQKPLCVLPPDSSDADDCDEDYETLRAIQRRFAAYSDGGLKDNTEDVLHRPVQVGIIDSEKESSNSLFGDRTNAREGFLNCVDSSEPTTQKPVACDDDSGIQSFDLVEMGGPGSDAAAGFEHKRSNFPKSALAFIDAIKKNRSYQKLIRCKMMQIEARMEELKKLIERVKILKDFRVACKKRTGRALSRKKDARVQLISVPKLRANSKCNEKKIPALYKGPPENVHVPSYRETMTTFPDSMSGEKWSKEEKENLGKGVKQQFQGMLLQRSVELFSCVDGSSGDANNIDSIISSIKDLDFNPERVRLFLPKVNWEQLAAMYVPGRSGAECQARFLNFEDPLINHNPWTAMEDKNLLHIVQQRGLSNWIDIAILLGTNRTPFQCLARYQRSLNASILKREWIKEEDDQLRDAVETFGESNWQLVASVMEGRTGTQCSNRWLKTLHPARKRVGKWTAEEDKRMKIAVTLFGPKTWKKVAQCVPGRTQVQCRERWVNCLDPSLNMAGWSAEEDSKLEAAIAEHGYCWSKVAACVPPRTDNQCRRRWKILFPNEVPLLQTARKIQKAALISNFVDRESERPALLPNDFLLPETNLLTGSQNFVASQRKKRSRGEVCEHLEKDASGNAALIFNTTEIGLDEVLRLTNGSELENMHRRSVSRKGRSKRSYSTKQKAIPLSESCSSPCTDGTSNDEALRESALHYNNRKRTSRLEGKRSGGESIDGFPRSAAVCNGTRMIERGCNEGEDFVPVEECPLLLTDSNLQRVTVSTDASKISRVSKLRPRRSVIPHDDVLETPSEAKMPVGDATLFKRQEKTEDGKVGTNAVDDNLSPFPDTMSLMEIINQIRTAKVGKARKKKRTENEETVSGGECVALAIGGESVPSTPWPADVNLSGLSYPIMEEITPNLHSTIDNNYLNVLREFDEYVVSSEMCDELQNAEFLSNHSTLVNFSKPCIVGNDNGCVAKDTKVGIRNEDHGVSSRF